From the Methanonatronarchaeum thermophilum genome, the window GTTATTTTTTTTGCGAGGTATAGTCCGAGTCCTGTTCCGCCTGTCTCTCCCTTCTGGTATCCTCTTTTGAAAACCTTGTTTTTGTCTGGTATTCCTTTGCCGTCGTCTTCTATCGTGATGATGCATTTACTTTCTGTTTGTTTTCCTGAGATTTTGATTTTGTTTCCTTGGGAGTGGATTATTGAGTTTTCTACTAGGTTTCTAAATAGTTCCTGTAGGAGCGGCCCCCCCATAACCCTACACTCAATTTTTTCGTGTTGTATCTTGATGTTCTTGCCTCTGGCTTGGTCTTTAAGTTCTGTGACTATATTTTTGATGACTTTGTCTAAGTCTATTTGTTTTTCTTCTTCCTGTTCGCTTATTTGTCGTAGGGTTCTTACTTTCTCGATCAGGTCTAAGCTGTCCCGTACGGCTTTTTCTGCTTTTGATAGATATTCTTTGAGTTCTTCTGGGAGGGTGTGGTTTTTTGATAGTTGTAGGTATCCTTGGACGATTTGGCATTTGTTTTGGAGGTCGTGTCGTAGTAGGCTGTGTAGGAATTTTTCTCTTTCTTCTGCTTTTTTTCTTTTTGTAATATCTCGAGCTTGTATTAATATGCCTTCTATGTCAGGGTCTTCTAGATAATTGTAGGCAGTGTTTTCATACCATCTATATTCTCCGTTTGGAATTTTATGCCGGTATTCTGTTTGCTCTATTTCGTCTGGGTTTTCCAGAATATTTTGGAAGAATTTCTGAATGTTATCTCGATCTTCAGTATGTATATAATCTAATGGATTTTCACCGACCAAATCAGGTATCTTGTATCCCAGCTTATTCTCATCCACTGGACTTTGGTACTTGACGACACCGTCTTCATTTAAAAGAACACTGATGTCAGGGCTGTTGGTTAAAATTTTATTTTTTCGAACTAGTTCTTCTTCCCTCTCTATACGGTCCGTTATATCGTGTGCGGAGCAGACTACGTATTGTACTTCTCCATCTACTATTTTGGGTGTTTTTGTTATGGAGAGTGTTCTTTTTTCTCCTTGGCCGTTTGTTACTTTTTCTGTTGTTTTAATGGTTTGTTTTTTGTTGAAGACTTTTTTGTTTCCTTCTATGCATGTTTCTGCTTCTTCTTTGGTTTTTGTTATTTCGTATAGGTTTTTGTTTTCTATTTCGGTTTTTTTAGCTCCAAGGAATTTTGCATGTGCTTTGTTGACTTTTCCATATTTTTCTGGTGTTTTTAGGTACCAGGCTTGGCTCTCCATGTTTTCTAGTAGTAATCTTAGTTCTTCTTCAGCTTGTTTTCTCTCGGTGATATCCATTGATACTTCCACTGCCCCTAATAAATCTCCATTGTCGTCTTTAACTGGACTTGCTTTTATTAGCCAATTTCCTTGGTCTTTGGGCCAGTGTTCTTGGTTTTCTGGGTTTAGTTCGGCTTCTGCTGGTTCTCCGGTTTCTATCGCTTTTGTTACTGGACAGCCTTTGCAGGTTTGGTTGTGTCCCCATGCTTGGTAGCATTTGCTGTTTTTGAGTTCTTTTAGGGTGTGTTCTGTGGCTTTTTGGTATGCTTTGTTTGCCCATTGTATGTTGTGATTTTTGTCGTGGTAGGCGATGATTTCGTCTGTGTTTTCAAGTATTATGGATTTCTCCTTTTCTGATTTTCTAAGCTTTTTTTCTTTTTCTTTGAGTTCTGTGATGTCCCTTCCCACTCCTTGTATTTCTTTGATTTCTCCGTCTTTGTTCAGGATTGCACTGTCTTCCCAGTGGATCCATCGCCATCCGTATTTGGTTTTTGCACGCTGTTCCATGGTGGCACGGTATGGGGGTTTTTTGAGTTTCTTCATTTGTTTAAGTGTGTGCTCTACATCATCTTCGTGTATTAAGGGGGTGAATTTTTCTCCTTTTAGTTCTTCTTTGGTTTTTCCGAAGAGTTCACAATATGCATCGTTAACAAAGGTTAATCTGTTATCGGTATCAACTCTTACGATAAGGTCGTTCTGGGACTCTATTAAACTACGGTAACGCTTCTCACTCTTCTTTAGTTTCTTTTCAGTTTGCATTCGTTTGAAGCCGGTTTGGATATCTTTTCTTAGTTCTTTTAGGAGTTCAAGCTCCATGTCATCCAGTCTTCCGACTTCAAGACAGACACTTAATATCACCCTTCTGTCTTCTAGATTTATTGGTAGTTTAACGGTGCTGTGGTCTCCTTTATATAAACAAAACGTACAGTCAAGGCAATAATCGGAGTTATATTTGCTATTTATAATCAGTTTATCCTTGGTTTTTAGTACCTGTTTATAGCAATCTGGTATTTCCTGGTCATCTAAATCCACTTCAGACTTTAAATGGCCTTCCCAGTTTTTTCTTTGGTGTTCACCATAACTGACAACCGGCTTAATGACATTATCTTTCTCTAAAATCAATGAGATATCTAGATATCCTTTTGTTTCGAGCAAAACCCTACATATATTTTCTGAGGCTTTTTTGATGTCTCTATATTTTGTGAGAACCTGATTCACCTCTTTTATGGTGCTTCTTAGGCCTTTTAATTCCTTTGCTCTGTGTTTGATTCTCCAGTTTTCCACTTCCTGTTCAATTGCTTGAGATAATAGACTGTACTGGGATTTCGGGTCCCCTCTTTTCTGTAGGTAGCGATCTGCACCAAGGTTCAATGCCTTCATAGCCACCTCCTCACGACCCCTACCAGTAAAAACTATAAACGGAATATCACTATCCCTCTCCTCCCTAACTATCCTTAAGAACTCTAGGCCATCCATTCCAGGCATCTGATAATCAGAGACAACACAATCAAAACCATCTTCTTTTAATAGTTCAAGAGCCTCCTCACAAGACAAAACAGTCTCTACATTAAATTCTTTATATTCCTTCTCAAGGAAGATCTCGGCTAGCTCTAATAAACTAGGTTCATCATCAACCAACAAGACATCCATAATAAATACCCGAAAATACACTTTAGGTATGTAAATTATGTATCCATCGTAGTTTAAGCTTTCTATTAGTGTTTATCTCTATGTCCTTTGGAGATTTCTTTTTAAGCATCTAATAGGAGTTTTCCGGTATTTTTAGGCACTACATTTTATTGTTTTGTGTTTGTTTGGTTGTTTTTGCGTTGTTATTGACGTAATATTTATTATTGTTGGTTTTTAGAGTATTTGGTATGAAGTCGGTTTATAGGTGTAGATGTTGTGGTGAGAAGCAGATTCTGTCTGTTTGTAAGCAGGAGGTTCGTGAGTTGTGGAAAAATGAGTCTAATTTTGGGGTTTTTTATGAGGAAAGGGCTGTTGACTTGATTTTCAAAGGCCATTGTCTCGAAGATTTTTTTGAAGATATGCTTAAAGACCTTTCTAATAAGTATAGGGGTAAGGTTGATTTAGAGGTTCTTGATTTGTATTTTGATGGTTTGGAGTTGGGTAGAAAGGCTAGCCAGGATTTTAGAGATTGGATCAGTGAGAAGGGTGGATATGAAAAAAATGGATATTTAGTTCTTCCGGAGGATTAAGCTAGCATTTTTTTATTATTTTTTTATAGGATTAGTGGGGGCTTTGAAGCCTGAGCTTTTAAGCCCCGGGCGGGATTCGAACCCGCGATCTACGGTTTACAAGACCGTCGCTTTGCCGGCTAAGCCACCGGGGCGTTTGTAGAATTAGGTTGAGTAGTATTTTGTTGAGGTTTGTTTGTTTTATATTTTGTGTTTTTTTTGTGTTTTTTTAGTGTATTTTTATGTCTATTGCTATGTTTTGTGTGTTGGGGGAGTAGGATCTTATGGTTCTTTTGTTGAGTATTTTGAGGTTTAGTCCTTTTTTGTGTACTTTTTGTTTTATTTTTTGTATTGGTGTTTGGTATAGGTCGTTTTCTTTTCTTATGTCGTAGTAGTGTATTATTCCTGTGTCTTTGTGGAGTAGGTCGATTGCTTGGTCTATGAATTGGTTTGATTTGAAGGGTAGGTTCATTATGGCTCTGTCGCTTGTTCCTTTGTACATTTTTGCTATGTTTTTTATGTCGCCGTGTATTGTTTCGATTTTTTGGGTTACGTTGTTTATTTCTGTGTTTTTTTGTAGGTATTTGATTGCTTTTTCGTTTTTGTCAACTGCGTATATTTTTTGGGCTTTTGTTTTTTTGGCTATTAGTATTGCGAATGGTCCTACGCCTGTGAACATGTCGAAGACTATTTCTCCTGGTTTTATTTGTTTTGCTATTATTTCGCGTTCTCGTGCGAGTCTTGGTGTGAAGAATACTTCGTTTATGTCTAGTTTGTATTTTATTCCGTGTTCTTTGTGGGTTGTTTCTGTTTTGTGTTTTCCTGCTATTAGTTGGTGTATTTTTGTTCGGTATTCGCCTTGTACGTTGGTTTGTGGTTTGTATACTGAGTTTAGGTTTTTGTGTACTTTCATTAGTGCTTGGCCTATTTGTTTTTGTTTTCCTGTTAGTTTTGGTGGGATTTCGATTATGGCTATGTCTCCGAGTATGTCGTATGATTTTGGGACGTTTTGGAGTTGTTTTTTTGTTAGGTGTTTTTTTAGGTAGTCTATGTGGTTTGTGGGTTTTTGTTTTCTTTTTTTGAGTTTTGTTTTTGTTAGTTGGATGTCGTTGGTTTGTTTTTGGAGTTGTTTTAGTTGTTTTTTTGTTGGTTTTTTGGTTGGTATGTATAGGTGGGTTTGTGTTTTTTTGATTTTGTAGTTTTGGTTTAGTAGGTTTTGTTTTTGGAGTTGTTTTCTTGTTGGTTCTCCATGTTTTTTTCTGACTTTTATTGCGTAGGGCATTTCAGGAAGAAATATGTTGTGGTAGTTGTTAAATTGTAGTGTTATGTCGCTTGTTTTTATTGGTTTGGGTTTGTTTGATGTGAAGGATATGTCGGTTAAGGGTTTGGAGAGGGCTAGGGAGTGTGATCGGTTGTTTGCTGAGTTTTATACTTCTAGGTTGATGGGTTCTAGTGTTGATGAGATTGAGGAGTTTATTGGTATGGAGGTTGAGGTTCTTGGTCGTGATGTTGTTGAGGGGTCTGATTTGATTTTGGATTGTGCTGAGGAATGTAGGGTTGGTTTTTTGGTTGCTGGGGATAGTATGATTGCGACTACTCATAATGATATTCGTCTTCGGGCGTTGGAGCGGGGGATTGGTACTGAGATTGTTCATGCGGCGTCTATTTTTACTGCGGCTCCTGGGCTTGCTGGTCTTCAGAATTATAAGTTTGGTCGTTCTGCTACGATTGCCTTTCCGTATAATGGTCGGGTGCCTAGGTCTGGTTATGAGGCTGTTCGGGAGAATAGGGAGCGTGGGCTGCATACTTTGTTGTTTTTAGATATTAAGGAGGATGGGTTTATGTCGCCTGTTGAGGGTTTTGAGTGTTTGTTGGAGGTTGAGGAGGAGGTTGGTGATGGTGTTGTTGATTTGGATTTACCTGTTGTTGTGGTTGGTAGGGCTGGTTCTGGTGATCCGGAGGTTTGTGCTGGACGTTTAGGTAGTTTGTTGGATGCAGTGTTTGGTGAGCCATTGCATATTTTGATTGTGCCTGGTGATCTTCATTTCTTGGAGGAGGAGGCGTTGGAGATGTTTGGTTTGGATTGATTGGATTGTTTTTTTGGTTTATTCTATTTTTTGGCCTGTTTTTTTGGTTGTTTTTAGGCCGGGGGTTTGGTTTATTTGTTTTTTGAATTTTTTTGATTGGATTGTTTTTTTGATTTCTTGTGTTTGTTTTGTTTTTTTGATTATGTAGTCGTATTGTTCTTCTGTTATTTTTATGAAGTGTAGGTTGTGTTTGGTGGCGTATGGTTTTATTGCGATTCCTGCGTCGGTTTTTTTGTTTTTGATTGCTTGTGCTACGGCTGAGTGTGTTGTTGGTGTGTTGTTGTAGCCTTTTATTTGGTTTTTGATTTGTTTTGGTGTTTTGTTTCGTTTTTTGGCTATTTGTTTTATTTTTTGGTCTAGGAGTTTTCTTGTTCCTGAGCCTTGGTTTCTGTTTGTTATTGTGATGTTTTTGTCGATTAGGTCGGTTATTGTTTTGATGTTGTGTGGGTTGTTTTTTTGTGTTATTATTCCTTGTTCTCTTTTGTATCCTTTTATGAGTTGGGCGTTTTTTATGTTGTGTTTTTTGATGTATCCTTTGTTGTATTGTTGGTTTTTGTTGAGTAGGTGTATTCCGATTGCGTCTGGTATGTTTTGGGTCATCATTTCTAGGCCGCCTTTTGAGCCTGTGTGTATTGTTTTGTTTGTTTGTTTTAGGTTTGTGGTTAGGATGTCTGTTCCGATGCAGTGGCTTCCCATGATTAGTAGTTTGGGTATTTGGAGGTGTTTTGAGTGTAGGATGGCTTTTTTTGTTTCTCCTTTTTGTATGTATTTTTCGTTTGGTTGTGCTGTGATTATTGCTTCTGAGTTTGATAGTGATTTTATTGCGCCTGATCCTTGGTAGACGGGGTATGCTTTGTGTTTGTTTTTTTGTTTGGTGATTCCTATTGGTATGAGGTGTTTTTTTCCTGGTACGGATGGTATTTTTGTTGTTGTTTGCACGGTGATTGTGTTTTGGTTTTGGGTTTTTCCGGTTTTTTGGTGTATTATTGGTTCTATGAGTGTTTTGTATATTGTTAGGCATGAGGTGGGGTATCCGGGTAGTCCTATTATTAGTGTGTTGTTGTGTTTTGCTGCGAATGTTGGTTTGCCGGGTTTTATTTTGAGGCCGTGGAAGAGTAGTTTGTTTTGTAGTATTTTGTAGAGTATGTCTGTTTGACCTGCTGAGGTGCTTCCTGTTGTTAGTATTATGTCGTTTTCTTTGGCTGCTTTTTTTAGTGTTTTCTGTATTTTTTGTTTGTTGTCTGGTGTTACTCCGTATTTTTGGGGTTTGGCGCCTGTTTCTTTTATTGCGCTGTATAGTGTGTTTTGGTTGATGTCGTATATTTGGCCTGGTTTTGGTTTTTTGGGTGGTGTTGTTATTTCGTCTCCTGTTGATATGATTGCGATTTTGGGTGGTTTTTTTGTTTTGATTGTTTGGTGGCCTGTTGCGGAGAGTAGTCCGATTTCTCTGGGGGTGAGTGTTTTGTTTTTGGGTATTATTTTTTCTCCTGTTGTTATGTCGGTTCCTGCGTGCATTACGTGTTGTTCGGGGTGTACGGGTTTTCTTATGTTTATTTTTTGGTTTTGTTGGTCTGTGTGTTCGATCATTACTACGGCGTTTGCGCCTGCGGGCATTACTGCTCCGGTTGCTATTTCTATTGTTTCTCCGGTTTTTATTTTTTGTTTTGGTGTTTCTCCGGCTTTTATTTCTCCTTTTATGGTT encodes:
- a CDS encoding molybdopterin biosynthesis protein, coding for MNKQNKRKQFHNLISIEKARKIIKPHIKTQTQEIPIHQAAGHTTTTNIKSPIDVPPFDRAAMDGYAVKAKDTYGAEEDNPKQLTIKGEIKAGETPKQKIKTGETIEIATGAVMPAGANAVVMIEHTDQQNQKINIRKPVHPEQHVMHAGTDITTGEKIIPKNKTLTPREIGLLSATGHQTIKTKKPPKIAIISTGDEITTPPKKPKPGQIYDINQNTLYSAIKETGAKPQKYGVTPDNKQKIQKTLKKAAKENDIILTTGSTSAGQTDILYKILQNKLLFHGLKIKPGKPTFAAKHNNTLIIGLPGYPTSCLTIYKTLIEPIIHQKTGKTQNQNTITVQTTTKIPSVPGKKHLIPIGITKQKNKHKAYPVYQGSGAIKSLSNSEAIITAQPNEKYIQKGETKKAILHSKHLQIPKLLIMGSHCIGTDILTTNLKQTNKTIHTGSKGGLEMMTQNIPDAIGIHLLNKNQQYNKGYIKKHNIKNAQLIKGYKREQGIITQKNNPHNIKTITDLIDKNITITNRNQGSGTRKLLDQKIKQIAKKRNKTPKQIKNQIKGYNNTPTTHSAVAQAIKNKKTDAGIAIKPYATKHNLHFIKITEEQYDYIIKKTKQTQEIKKTIQSKKFKKQINQTPGLKTTKKTGQKIE
- a CDS encoding class I SAM-dependent methyltransferase is translated as MPYAIKVRKKHGEPTRKQLQKQNLLNQNYKIKKTQTHLYIPTKKPTKKQLKQLQKQTNDIQLTKTKLKKRKQKPTNHIDYLKKHLTKKQLQNVPKSYDILGDIAIIEIPPKLTGKQKQIGQALMKVHKNLNSVYKPQTNVQGEYRTKIHQLIAGKHKTETTHKEHGIKYKLDINEVFFTPRLAREREIIAKQIKPGEIVFDMFTGVGPFAILIAKKTKAQKIYAVDKNEKAIKYLQKNTEINNVTQKIETIHGDIKNIAKMYKGTSDRAIMNLPFKSNQFIDQAIDLLHKDTGIIHYYDIRKENDLYQTPIQKIKQKVHKKGLNLKILNKRTIRSYSPNTQNIAIDIKIH
- a CDS encoding PAS domain S-box protein, translated to MDVLLVDDEPSLLELAEIFLEKEYKEFNVETVLSCEEALELLKEDGFDCVVSDYQMPGMDGLEFLRIVREERDSDIPFIVFTGRGREEVAMKALNLGADRYLQKRGDPKSQYSLLSQAIEQEVENWRIKHRAKELKGLRSTIKEVNQVLTKYRDIKKASENICRVLLETKGYLDISLILEKDNVIKPVVSYGEHQRKNWEGHLKSEVDLDDQEIPDCYKQVLKTKDKLIINSKYNSDYCLDCTFCLYKGDHSTVKLPINLEDRRVILSVCLEVGRLDDMELELLKELRKDIQTGFKRMQTEKKLKKSEKRYRSLIESQNDLIVRVDTDNRLTFVNDAYCELFGKTKEELKGEKFTPLIHEDDVEHTLKQMKKLKKPPYRATMEQRAKTKYGWRWIHWEDSAILNKDGEIKEIQGVGRDITELKEKEKKLRKSEKEKSIILENTDEIIAYHDKNHNIQWANKAYQKATEHTLKELKNSKCYQAWGHNQTCKGCPVTKAIETGEPAEAELNPENQEHWPKDQGNWLIKASPVKDDNGDLLGAVEVSMDITERKQAEEELRLLLENMESQAWYLKTPEKYGKVNKAHAKFLGAKKTEIENKNLYEITKTKEEAETCIEGNKKVFNKKQTIKTTEKVTNGQGEKRTLSITKTPKIVDGEVQYVVCSAHDITDRIEREEELVRKNKILTNSPDISVLLNEDGVVKYQSPVDENKLGYKIPDLVGENPLDYIHTEDRDNIQKFFQNILENPDEIEQTEYRHKIPNGEYRWYENTAYNYLEDPDIEGILIQARDITKRKKAEEREKFLHSLLRHDLQNKCQIVQGYLQLSKNHTLPEELKEYLSKAEKAVRDSLDLIEKVRTLRQISEQEEEKQIDLDKVIKNIVTELKDQARGKNIKIQHEKIECRVMGGPLLQELFRNLVENSIIHSQGNKIKISGKQTESKCIITIEDDGKGIPDKNKVFKRGYQKGETGGTGLGLYLAKKITENYNGTIEIKDSELGGAKFQIKLKKP
- the dph5 gene encoding diphthine synthase translates to MSLVFIGLGLFDVKDMSVKGLERARECDRLFAEFYTSRLMGSSVDEIEEFIGMEVEVLGRDVVEGSDLILDCAEECRVGFLVAGDSMIATTHNDIRLRALERGIGTEIVHAASIFTAAPGLAGLQNYKFGRSATIAFPYNGRVPRSGYEAVRENRERGLHTLLFLDIKEDGFMSPVEGFECLLEVEEEVGDGVVDLDLPVVVVGRAGSGDPEVCAGRLGSLLDAVFGEPLHILIVPGDLHFLEEEALEMFGLD